A region from the Natronomonas salsuginis genome encodes:
- a CDS encoding DUF7860 family protein → MSCATEIIGHTFFEPIPTWEGKLFFYYEVLGVVSGFFSVVVFGIVLPLTE, encoded by the coding sequence GTGTCTTGTGCAACAGAAATCATCGGACATACGTTCTTTGAACCGATACCGACGTGGGAGGGGAAGCTATTCTTCTATTACGAAGTCCTCGGTGTCGTCAGTGGATTCTTCTCGGTGGTGGTGTTCGGTATCGTGCTGCCGCTCACCGAATGA
- the cofC gene encoding 2-phospho-L-lactate guanylyltransferase, translated as MDALVPFAAREPKTRLATVLEPDERVEFARTMLRDVCSAIDATDASPTVLSTDPIDSEWPVVVDDRPLTAAVNDRLDPPVAVVMADLALATPDALSRLFGAEGEVVIAPGLGGGTNALVVREPDFHTDYHGASVADHRRIASEVGVEATAVDSFRLAVDIDEPEDLAELLLHGSGESVEWLRSAGFELSTPDGRVTVRRQAR; from the coding sequence ATGGACGCCCTCGTCCCGTTCGCGGCCCGCGAGCCGAAGACGCGACTCGCGACCGTTCTCGAACCGGACGAACGAGTCGAATTCGCCCGCACGATGCTCCGCGATGTCTGTTCTGCGATCGATGCGACCGACGCGTCGCCGACGGTGCTCTCGACGGACCCGATCGACAGCGAATGGCCGGTCGTCGTCGACGATCGACCGTTGACCGCCGCGGTCAACGACCGACTGGACCCCCCCGTCGCGGTCGTCATGGCCGACCTCGCGCTCGCGACGCCGGACGCGCTCTCGCGGCTCTTCGGAGCCGAGGGCGAGGTCGTTATCGCACCGGGACTCGGCGGCGGGACGAACGCGCTCGTCGTCCGGGAGCCAGACTTTCACACCGATTATCACGGTGCCTCAGTGGCCGATCACCGGCGCATCGCGTCAGAAGTCGGCGTCGAGGCGACGGCGGTCGACTCGTTTCGGCTCGCCGTCGACATCGACGAACCCGAGGATCTCGCCGAACTGTTGTTACACGGCTCCGGTGAATCCGTCGAGTGGCTCCGATCAGCCGGCTTCGAACTCTCGACCCCCGACGGACGCGTAACCGTTCGCCGCCAAGCGCGGTAG
- a CDS encoding ArsR family transcriptional regulator — protein sequence MKLASPTDFDVLEALSDGKRNTAANIAIEIDRDRAYINTRLPILADQGLLERIGPAPNSGLYEITEKGKLANRHREAYHDEQTDFEALLESKLEN from the coding sequence ATGAAATTGGCATCCCCCACCGACTTCGACGTATTAGAGGCGCTCTCCGATGGAAAGCGGAACACGGCGGCGAACATCGCGATCGAGATCGATCGCGACCGCGCATACATCAACACCCGCTTGCCGATCCTCGCCGATCAAGGACTGCTCGAACGCATCGGTCCGGCCCCGAACAGCGGGCTCTACGAGATCACCGAAAAAGGGAAGCTCGCGAACCGACACCGAGAGGCGTACCACGACGAACAGACGGACTTCGAGGCGCTCTTGGAATCGAAACTCGAGAACTGA
- the rnhB gene encoding ribonuclease HII, protein MEFGVDEAGKGPVLGSMFAAAIRASRAELPDGIGDSKRLTMQRREDLAARLRENPNVEIGVAEITPEQIDAGNMNELVVSAHAKAADAVVQAGDAGLCDAGDVDADRFGSRVEARISTSVAVDAVHRADESDALVGAASIIAKSEREAHVDSLRDRFGEIGSGYPSDQTTRAFLSRYFGEHGEFPSPTRRSWATCDSIRASAEQTDFGDF, encoded by the coding sequence ATGGAGTTCGGCGTCGACGAAGCCGGCAAGGGGCCAGTGTTGGGATCGATGTTTGCGGCGGCGATACGGGCATCGAGAGCGGAGCTGCCCGACGGGATCGGCGACTCGAAGCGGCTGACGATGCAACGGCGTGAAGACCTCGCCGCTCGTCTGCGCGAGAATCCGAACGTCGAAATCGGCGTCGCGGAGATCACGCCCGAACAGATCGACGCCGGCAACATGAACGAACTTGTCGTCTCGGCGCACGCGAAGGCGGCCGACGCAGTCGTTCAAGCCGGCGACGCGGGGCTCTGCGACGCAGGGGACGTCGATGCCGATCGGTTCGGGTCGCGGGTCGAAGCACGGATATCGACGTCCGTCGCGGTCGACGCGGTTCACCGTGCGGACGAGTCGGACGCGCTCGTCGGAGCGGCGAGCATTATCGCCAAGAGCGAACGCGAAGCGCACGTCGATTCGCTTCGGGATCGGTTCGGTGAGATCGGCAGCGGCTATCCGAGCGATCAAACGACGCGAGCGTTTCTGTCCCGATACTTCGGAGAACACGGCGAGTTCCCGTCGCCGACCCGTCGGTCGTGGGCGACGTGCGATTCGATCCGAGCGTCGGCGGAGCAGACCGACTTTGGGGATTTTTGA
- the cofH gene encoding 7,8-didemethyl-8-hydroxy-5-deazariboflavin synthase subunit CofH has protein sequence MDAFEASTNVPRAGFEFDHRPETDQPFENALEKARSGIRLDVEDAIELLTTGTDTAGIDLVRKEQVLEAADRRRAEVVGEEVTFVTNINNNVTTACNVGCLFCNFKDAAQRFESSHDGENEGFTKTPGQSREIVRDAVERGVYEVTSVSGLHPALALDDEHHEILSGLDGEHNYKPPAAYEVDPGTYLEQIDAMSVDGVHVHSMTPEEAYHARRGTGWSYEDVFERLRDAGLDSVPGTAAEILVEEVREVICPGKIGTDEWLEAMEAAASVGLGTTATIMYGHVENEAHRALHLDRIRELQDRTDAITEFVPLSFIHHETPLKEQGMVEDGASIHEDELMIAVSRLYLDNIDHIQSSWVKYGDAQGLKMLTCGADDFMGTILSEEITKRAGGEFGEFRSVREYVDMITSIGRVPVERSTDYEMRRRIDPKAGPFGPTLGPKADGTPLL, from the coding sequence ATGGATGCGTTCGAGGCGTCGACCAATGTCCCGCGAGCTGGATTCGAGTTCGACCACCGGCCCGAGACCGACCAGCCGTTCGAGAACGCTCTGGAGAAGGCGCGATCAGGGATTCGGCTCGACGTCGAGGACGCAATCGAACTGCTGACGACGGGGACCGACACAGCTGGGATCGATCTCGTGCGGAAAGAGCAGGTGCTCGAAGCGGCCGACCGCCGCCGCGCCGAGGTCGTCGGCGAAGAGGTCACCTTCGTCACGAACATCAACAACAACGTGACCACCGCCTGCAACGTCGGCTGTCTGTTCTGTAACTTCAAGGATGCGGCACAGCGGTTCGAATCGAGCCACGACGGCGAGAACGAGGGGTTCACCAAGACCCCCGGTCAGTCCCGTGAGATCGTCCGCGACGCGGTCGAACGCGGCGTCTACGAGGTCACGTCGGTATCGGGGCTCCACCCAGCGCTGGCGCTCGACGACGAACACCACGAGATCCTCTCTGGGCTCGACGGCGAACACAACTACAAGCCGCCGGCGGCCTACGAGGTCGATCCGGGCACGTATCTCGAACAAATCGACGCGATGAGCGTCGACGGGGTTCACGTCCACTCGATGACGCCCGAAGAGGCCTATCACGCCCGCCGCGGAACCGGCTGGAGCTACGAGGACGTGTTCGAGCGGTTGCGCGACGCGGGGCTGGACTCGGTCCCCGGCACCGCGGCCGAGATCCTCGTCGAGGAGGTCAGAGAGGTCATCTGCCCCGGGAAAATCGGGACTGACGAGTGGCTCGAAGCGATGGAAGCGGCCGCGTCGGTGGGCCTCGGGACGACGGCGACGATCATGTACGGCCACGTCGAGAACGAGGCCCACCGGGCGCTGCATCTCGATCGAATCCGCGAGCTACAGGACAGAACTGACGCAATCACCGAGTTCGTACCGTTGTCGTTCATCCATCACGAGACGCCGCTCAAAGAACAGGGGATGGTCGAAGACGGGGCGTCAATCCACGAGGACGAGCTGATGATCGCCGTCTCGCGGCTGTATCTCGACAACATCGACCACATCCAGTCGTCGTGGGTTAAATACGGCGACGCGCAGGGGCTGAAGATGCTCACCTGCGGCGCGGACGACTTCATGGGGACGATCCTCTCCGAGGAGATCACGAAACGCGCCGGCGGCGAATTCGGCGAGTTCCGCTCCGTCCGCGAGTACGTAGACATGATCACCTCCATCGGGCGCGTGCCGGTCGAGCGATCGACCGATTATGAGATGCGTCGCCGGATCGATCCGAAGGCGGGGCCGTTCGGGCCGACGCTCGGGCCGAAAGCCGACGGCACGCCGCTTTTATAA
- the cofG gene encoding 7,8-didemethyl-8-hydroxy-5-deazariboflavin synthase subunit CofG, translating to MFGAEDYGVDIEIPTADVDRLVDVTPSAVEPADELSFARNVFVPLTTACRYTCTYCTYYDPPGAASLLSPDEISDICERGAAAGCTEALFTFGDDPDDRYTEVHDQLSEWGHDSIHSYLREACEIALECGLLPHSNPGDQTRWQMELVADVNASMGVMLETTAEVQAHGGPRAKDPGQRLATIATAGELGMPFTTGILVGIGETMRDRAESLLAIRELHERYGHVQEIIVQPVVQNERWREDSPDLETIRRVTAMARVALPPEISIQSPPNLAPVEDLLDCGVDDFGGVSPVTDDHINPEYAWPALRELEDIAETAGVPLSERLPVHERYVSEAWLSPRIEAAIEADGPAGRRYRALLDRAD from the coding sequence GTGTTTGGCGCGGAGGACTACGGGGTCGATATCGAGATTCCGACGGCGGACGTGGATCGGTTGGTAGACGTGACGCCGTCGGCGGTCGAGCCTGCGGACGAACTCTCCTTCGCGCGAAACGTGTTCGTCCCGCTGACGACCGCGTGCCGGTACACCTGCACGTACTGTACCTACTACGATCCGCCCGGAGCAGCGTCGCTGTTGTCGCCCGACGAGATCAGCGACATCTGCGAGCGGGGCGCGGCTGCCGGCTGCACGGAGGCGCTTTTCACCTTCGGTGACGATCCCGACGATCGCTACACCGAGGTTCACGACCAGCTCTCGGAGTGGGGGCACGATTCGATCCACTCGTATCTCCGGGAGGCGTGCGAAATCGCCCTCGAGTGCGGACTCCTCCCGCACTCGAACCCCGGCGATCAGACCCGCTGGCAGATGGAACTCGTCGCCGACGTGAACGCCTCGATGGGCGTCATGCTCGAAACAACCGCCGAGGTGCAAGCCCACGGCGGCCCGCGCGCGAAGGATCCGGGACAGCGGCTCGCAACGATCGCGACGGCCGGCGAGTTGGGGATGCCCTTCACGACGGGGATCCTCGTCGGGATCGGCGAGACGATGCGCGACCGCGCGGAAAGCCTGCTCGCGATTCGGGAACTGCACGAACGCTACGGGCACGTCCAGGAGATCATCGTCCAGCCGGTCGTCCAGAACGAGCGGTGGCGCGAGGACTCGCCCGACCTCGAAACGATTCGTCGCGTGACGGCCATGGCTCGGGTCGCGCTGCCCCCGGAGATCAGCATCCAGTCGCCGCCGAACCTCGCGCCGGTCGAAGACCTTCTCGACTGCGGCGTCGACGACTTCGGCGGCGTGTCGCCGGTCACTGACGACCATATCAACCCCGAGTACGCCTGGCCGGCGCTTCGGGAACTCGAGGATATCGCCGAGACGGCCGGCGTTCCGCTCTCCGAGCGCTTGCCCGTCCACGAGCGATACGTCTCCGAAGCGTGGCTCTCGCCGCGAATCGAGGCGGCGATCGAGGCCGACGGACCGGCCGGCCGGCGCTATCGCGCGCTGTTGGATCGCGCCGACTAA
- a CDS encoding PKD domain-containing protein — protein sequence MFRCLFVCLVIVAALGIGVAPEVVGASGEAPGEPASFFGTAVDENGDALPAGSTIVAVVNGESEGTITVEPAGEYGGERAFDDKLRIDSAAGDRVTFRFADSDGPSAGSVELHPGVFERNLTFPAATVEYVDPHAVANAEPTAVAPGEEIALDGSNSTAYGGAGIETYRWSIERDGEDVATLSGEVVSGRFDESGTYDVKLRVTDGDERTNGTHTTFDVDPTLETTAATGDGSNSELGGGSGIEGDSGGTTETQVTPTPEAPSASSESASAGDGMTGGGSTGGETTGGESAARSSGGSTGGSSGGSSSGSVSDGGDQEPDSESIPARSPGDETSGGFEIPDDPITHERFDIDDDAPNASGTTVAFDEPPLHEIVLQNGSASGELSVWEFDSLADGSPPLPNDLRIASVSLITVPPVHRDDPAIVRATVDREWLAANGLRAGELTVYRLPKRTAEWQPLPTETTEVDDGILVEAQTPGFSQFVIAGSVAPARTATSGKSTETSPHKNTGGADGNATRQANESTRESADDSAVSIVRSIPDRPTAALLALLAVTGLVGWIFVPRRQR from the coding sequence GTGTTCCGGTGTCTTTTCGTGTGTCTCGTGATCGTCGCTGCGCTCGGTATCGGTGTCGCCCCCGAGGTCGTGGGAGCCAGCGGTGAGGCACCGGGAGAGCCGGCATCGTTCTTCGGCACGGCGGTCGACGAGAACGGAGACGCGCTGCCCGCCGGAAGCACAATCGTCGCCGTGGTAAACGGCGAATCGGAGGGAACGATCACCGTCGAGCCAGCCGGCGAGTACGGCGGTGAGAGAGCCTTCGACGACAAGCTGCGAATCGACAGCGCGGCCGGCGACAGAGTGACCTTCCGATTTGCCGATTCGGACGGCCCGAGCGCCGGATCGGTCGAACTGCACCCCGGCGTCTTCGAGAGGAACTTGACCTTTCCCGCGGCTACCGTCGAGTACGTCGATCCGCATGCGGTCGCGAACGCCGAACCGACGGCGGTCGCCCCGGGTGAGGAGATCGCGCTCGATGGGTCCAATTCGACGGCCTACGGAGGGGCGGGAATCGAAACGTACCGATGGTCGATCGAGCGGGACGGCGAGGACGTCGCAACGCTCAGTGGAGAGGTGGTGTCTGGACGGTTCGACGAAAGCGGTACGTACGACGTGAAACTTCGGGTTACTGACGGAGACGAGCGAACGAACGGGACACACACGACGTTCGACGTCGATCCGACGCTCGAAACGACAGCAGCCACCGGCGACGGTTCGAATTCCGAGCTGGGGGGTGGTTCCGGAATCGAAGGCGACAGCGGCGGGACGACGGAGACGCAGGTGACCCCGACGCCCGAAGCGCCGAGTGCGTCGAGCGAATCGGCCTCGGCTGGTGACGGGATGACCGGCGGTGGTTCAACCGGCGGTGAAACGACTGGTGGGGAGTCGGCAGCGCGATCGAGCGGCGGGTCGACCGGAGGATCGAGCGGCGGGTCGAGCAGCGGATCCGTATCCGACGGTGGCGATCAAGAGCCGGACTCGGAGTCGATCCCAGCGCGCTCTCCCGGGGACGAAACGAGCGGTGGATTCGAGATTCCCGACGACCCGATCACCCACGAAAGGTTCGATATCGACGACGACGCACCGAATGCGTCTGGGACCACCGTCGCCTTTGACGAGCCACCGCTCCACGAGATCGTGCTGCAAAACGGCTCGGCGAGCGGCGAGCTGTCGGTGTGGGAGTTCGACTCGCTCGCCGACGGGTCGCCGCCGCTCCCGAACGACCTTCGGATCGCTTCGGTGTCGCTGATCACCGTTCCACCGGTCCACCGGGACGATCCGGCGATCGTTCGGGCGACCGTCGATCGTGAATGGCTGGCGGCAAACGGCCTCCGAGCGGGCGAACTGACCGTCTATCGGCTCCCCAAAAGGACGGCCGAGTGGCAACCTCTGCCGACGGAAACCACTGAGGTCGACGACGGTATCCTCGTCGAGGCCCAGACGCCGGGGTTTTCGCAGTTCGTCATCGCCGGATCGGTCGCCCCCGCACGAACCGCGACATCGGGCAAGTCGACTGAGACCTCACCCCACAAAAACACCGGTGGAGCCGATGGGAACGCGACGAGACAAGCGAACGAGAGTACACGGGAGTCAGCCGACGACAGCGCGGTTTCGATCGTTCGATCGATACCCGATCGGCCGACGGCGGCGCTCCTCGCGTTGCTCGCCGTCACCGGGCTTGTCGGCTGGATATTCGTTCCGCGCCGCCAGAGGTGA